GGGAACTGATCGAGGTGGACGATGTGATGGAGGACGGTTCTCTGCGGTTCGGTCCTAATGGAGGATTGGTATTTTGCATGGAGTACTTTGCCAATAATTTTGACTGGCTAGAGAACTGTCTTGGCCATGTGGAGGACGACTACATCCTTTTTGACTGTCCAGGTAAGTCATCAGTTTCAATGTGTTATGTTCCTTGAGGTCACGCCAGTTCTGTCCTCAGTGGGAGAAAGCAGAGTGAGCACTCGTATCTCTAAACTATACTCTGGTAAGGTACAGAAGCTCTTATTCGTTGGCTCTAAATCATTCATTGAGTTTACTGGGTGCTTCACTTTGGACACTGGGAATACCATAGAGAGCCAAGTAGCCTTGGtctctgccctcgtggagctcaGAGTCAGGTGGGAGTGCTAGACAGCATAAACAAAAACCACCCGAATGATTATTTCATATTCATTTGTGATAGCTGCCCCACAGGCGTAGCACAGACCATACCGTAACAGGGAGGTTCAGGAGGATTCTGATCCGGCGGCCTGAAAGCTGAAGGTGAGGGACactgtgctccaggcagagggcacagcatgcTGTAGGCCTTGGGGCAGGAAGGAGCGAGGCGAGTTTGAAGCACCAAAagggctggtgtggctggagcacagtaAACGAAGGGAAGTGTCGTGAGGTGAGGCTGGTAGGGCACAGACACATGACTTCTTAAGCCAGGTTGTGAATTTTAGACTTGAGCCTAACCTAGCTTTGATCATTTGTGGCtctcacttttttcccccttccttttaGTTGGACATACATAACACCCACAGAAAAGTGCAGATGTCCTAAGTGTACGCTTGATGAGTATTCCCAAACTGCATACACCTTTGTAGCACTCACTTTTGATCAGCAAAAGCCTCATTTTCTACAGAAAACTGAAGAGTTTCTTTGGGATTCCCCTGGTGGCAGTACCTTAGATTTTATGATTGCTTCAAGACACTGTTAGATCCCTTAAAAATGAATATACTACTACCAGGggttaacttctttttttaaagattggcacctgagctaacaagtgttgccaatcttcttttttttttcttctccccaaagccccccagtacatacttgtatattctagctgtgaatgcctctggctgtgctctgtgggacaccacctcagcatggcctgacaaggggtgccatgcacaggatctgaactggtaaaaccccgggccgccaaagcagagcgcgggaacccaaacacttggccatggggctggccccttcctctttttggcttgaggaagattgtcccagagctaatgtctgtgccagttttttatgtggggtgccaccacagcatggcttaatgagtggtgtgtaggtctgtgcccaggatccgaacccacaaacccgaggctgctgaagcaaagtgtgtgaccttaaccactatgccaccatgctggccccttaacttcctttttttttgttaagattggcacctgagctgatgtctcttgccagtcttttttcttcttcttcttctccccaaagacccccagtacatagttgtatattctagtcataggtccttctggttgtgctatgtgggataccacctcagcatggtttgatgagcggtgccatgtccgcatccaggatccgaaccagtgaaactctggaagtggagtgcgtgaacttgacctctcagccacagggccagtcccttaACTTCCTTTTTTAACCATATtatgagaaaaatttcttcctgtaATTTGATGATTTAACGTATTTCCTGACTGTAATAGTCTTGTAATGTTCTTTATGTAGGTCAGATTGAGTTGTACACCCACCTGCCCGTGATGAAACAGCTGGTCCAGCAGCTAGAACAGTGGGAGTTCCGAGTCTGTGGAGTTTTTCTTGTTGATTCTCAGTTCATGGTGGAGTCATTCAAGGTTTGAGGATAAATctcttgttgatttttcagtcatGAGTACAAACAGATGACAATCTCCTTTAATTGTGTGATTCTGGACATTTCAGAAATTATACTCCAGAGTTATTTAGTATCccttattattaaattatttttaactccaAAATGGTACATTATGATATCTTATAGATTTGGGGAAAGTATTTACCGAGAAAAATGAGACAGATGcatattttatgtctatttttaattttctgaggaccTCTTGTCTAGTTTATGAACTAtctaaaactttatttctcatgAATAGCTCTTAAGGAATATTCGATGGGAAGTGGGCTTAAAGATACCATCTAAATTGAGATTTGTGAGCTCTGTAGATGAAATCTACCTCTTCCCCCCTGGTCCTCATCTTTGGAAGATGAGCAGTGCACTGTCTTTAAGATTAGCATTTTTTTCACATGAGCCAGTTCTCTGCCAGTGAGGAGCAGAAGCCTGTCTTTTATGTGGGGACCAAGGAACTTCAATGGCaacatcttctcttttctgtttcctccttcagTTTATTTCTGGCATCTTGGCAGCCCTGAGTGCTATGATCTCTCTAGAAGTTCCACAAGTTAACATCATGACAAAAATGGATCTGCTGagtaagaaagcaaaaaaggaaattgagaagtGAGTTCACGTCTTTTGTTATCATCAGATCTCAGGTAGAGATGTGAGGTTCCGTCAGTCTATAAATCTAGTTTGCTGATTATCCTTCCTTTTATTCATCTCACTTTTAAAGGTTTCTAGATCCAGACATGTATTCTTTATTGGATGATTCTACAAGTGACTTAAggagcaaaaaatttaaaaaattgactaaAGCTATCTGTGGACTGGTaagctttttaagtttttctttttttaaatgacttcgTCAGGTTGGAAAAGCACAGTCCCACCCTGTTTTCTTGCAAAGCAGAGGAGGGTTGTGGGAGCCTGTGGGCTGGCTGGTCAGTAATTTAATTTAGAAGTAGTCGGTGGTAGCTAATAAATTAACTGACATGTCTATTATTCCAAGCAATTTTGAGAGTTCCAAACTATCTTTGCTTGTTTAAAATTTCcagtggtggggccagccccgtggccgagtggttaagttcacacactgcgcttcagcggcccggggtttcaccgcttcggatcctgggcacggacatggcaccgcctatcaggccacgctgaggtggcatcccacatagcacaactagaaggacccgcaactgaaaatgcacaactatgtactggggggctttggggagaaaaaaggaaaaataaaatctttaaaatttccagtGGTTGTTGAATACCTAGAAATTATTTCAtaggtattatatatatattacattttcataGATAAATAGTTATGAAACAGTAAGTGTCTACTTAGGCAGTAAGTTGAGTATTCTAGTAGGTTAGGAAAATCGATGATTTGCTGCTGTTCTGCCTCTatccctccaccccactccctgccgcacaaatgtttttaatcagAAGTATAAATGGTTATAAGGTCAACCAGGAGttgaaaattaagtattttgtACAACTTGAGAATGACCCTTTCTGAAATCCTACCCTTGTAGATTGACGACTACAGCATGGTTCGATTTTTGCCTTACGATCAATCAGATGAAGAAAGCATGAACATTGTATTACAGCATATTGATTTTGCCATTCAGTATGGAGAAGACTTAGAATTCAAAGAACCAAAGGTAATTTTTGATTATTGGCTTTCGGTAAAAATATTTGCCAGTGCTCACTGGCCATCCTGCATAACCTCAGCAGctccttaaattaatttttgtctcaGTGGCAGCAGTAACCTGGGCTTTCTGGGTGATCTCTGAAATTGATACCTGTGGTCAACAGGCAGTGTCAGTTGTACTCTACCCGTTACTGAGGCAATATTATTGAGCTAAGTTTCTCTGTCCTCAGTGCTTGGGGATATGTGCAAAGAGGAGGTGAAATCCAGTTGAACCTGGGCTGCCCTCTTGTATGTCAGTGGAAGGACCGATGATAGTTGTCAATAGGGCACTGTCACAGCAGATTAGCTGAGAATTGGTGTGAGCGTAAACTCAAGTAAGAAATGCTTCTCATGAAATATAGCACTTTAGTTTACCGCATAGCTGGGAAAATTCTATCAGTCGTGCCTTTTGTCACTATAAACAACACGTGGAGCTGCTGCTGAGCATCGGCTCTTTCTAGAGCATTGCCTGGAAAATAGGTAGCACATACTGGGTCTAACTGAGAGGAAAtgaatgtattttctattttgtatttccttttgtcAGGAACATGAAGATGAGTCTACTTCTATGTTTGATGAATATTTTCAAGAATGCCAGAATGAATGaggaatttattaaaaagtaactATATATGTGAAGAGCTTGTGGCTGAACCAACAGAATATTCTTCTCTTCAGAGGATGCAATACCAGAAAGCTACTTATTTTAATGGGCTTTTTATCAGCAGCATGCCTGAATCACGTTCTAAGTTATTCTGAACCTACTGCTGTTGAAAGTGGAAtcttttagtattattttaactgcatcaatttagattttaaaaggcaaaattgaAAAGAATGCACATAGatttgtatataatataaattagcACCTGTGGTATAATTAAGACCAGTCTacctttatttttactgtttgatttttgttatttttgaaggtttttttggAGGGGCAGtaattaattgtaacaaatatacatATGTCTGTCCAAAGGGAAAAATCTGGAAGAATATAGATATGATCGTTGCTTATCTGAATCTTCCAGTTTTCCTACattgaaaatgtattatttgtataattaaaagatgaaaagtatgttttaagatatgtgtatataaataaaagaaacagaaagatagcaCCAACTTTTCATTACACTGGTATTTTCTAGTCAGAATTTGAAGTACTCACCAAATTTTTGAATGAGTAAATTTCCCAAAGTGTCAAAATGTAGGCAgcgatttctttaaaaatgcagtgTATGGTCTCTGAGAGTTTAAAAATGTATGCTTTCCTTGAATAATGGCAGATgtacacagaaatgcaaaggatgtCATTGTTTCTTCTTGTCACATTGATtgaattattttcagtatttctaaGTGCATTTAGGTTGAGTGGAAAGCATGGGGAATGGCTGGTCAGTCAACAGATGTTTCTCTAGCACCCACTATAGGCCAGACCCTGCTAAAGCAAAATGGAATCTCAATTATCAAGttctgccaggcattgtgctaagaaGCATTTTCAATAATCTGGTTCATTTAATGCTCATACGCAGGCCCAGGCTCCATCGGTCACTTGGCATTGAATTTTCCAACTGATACAATGTAATCCCTTATAGAAAACCTGCAACTCAGGttaaatttttaatcattcttGGACCTAAGTAGCAGAAGTACACCTGCAGGGTCAGATATGGTCCATTTTATTTAAGATGAAAAACGTGAGGAGCCACATCTATCAGAGGTAACTTGTGCCTGGGTGCCCAGGCTAGGGGCAGGAGTCAGGCATTGCTCCGTGGCCGGTTGGTGTGAGCTTGTCTCCCAGGGGCAGTCGGAGAACTTGATGAGTAGGCAACATGGGCAtgtgctgccctgcctggggacTTTTTTGGTGGCCCTTAGAGTACAGGAAGTGTGAAAATACCCTGAGCTCCCTGTGTTgctaatttttagaaatttttttgtcacatgggagggaagaaagaaaaggtagcTTTTCACTAGCCTTCCTTATTGCTCCTTGAGCTGTATCTGGAGAGTCTGGTTTGTCCCTTTGGGCAAGAAGTGAAGGGCCAGATtccacttccttcccctctgaACACTGGGGTTTCGGATGAATATGACAGTTCCAGTCATCAAGGATTTCACTGTCTTGTAGGAGAACCCAGTGTGATTCTTTGGACAAATTTCCTGGTGggagccaggcactggggatgaaAAGGGAGCCCTAAGGCAGCAAGGCCTCTCATGGAGCTGATGTGCGGGGCCCTTGAAACTAACCATAAACTCTGAtaagaaattttaagatatttctctgataagaaatgggaaaataaaacagtaatgaggggccagccccatggccgagtggttaaagttctgcatgctccactttggtggcccaggttcacacattcagatcccaggtgcagatctactccacctgttggccatgctgtggaggcatcccacatacaaaatagaggaggattggcacagatgttagctcagggctaatcttcctcaccaaaaaaaaaaaaaaaaaaaaatggagagaggctAAGGGGCTACTTTGGGCTCGTTGGCAAAGAAGCCTCCTAATAGGTGCTATTTGGCCAGAGACCTAAACGAGAAATCAGTTGTGGGAACATGGGGCAAAGTATTCCAGTCTGAGGGTCTGGCAGAAGAAAGGGCCCAAAGCAGCAACGAACAGCAATGAAACAGCCCGTGATTTCTAGTAACAGTAAAAACTCCTGAGCTTTTAGTATGTTCCAGGCATCTAAGTTCTAAGTACTTGATATGCAATTCATTTCAACCCCACAAAACTGAAGTAGTTATCTccattttcaggtgaggaaacttgAGGTgcggagaggttaaataacttgcacaaaattacacagctagtaagtgtcagagctgggCTTCAAACCCAGAGTCCACTTGCTCAACCATTGCAGTATTGCAGCATTACAAAGAACTGCGAACCCCTTCTTCCCTgtgctctcctttccccattgttaAAACCAGTGGGTTGGGTTCGcttattcagtaagtatttattggtGCTTACTAAGTACCATGCCTGTTAATAGGCAcgggagatacagcagtgaacaaaacggACAAAATCCCTGCGTTTTTGACGTTCACATGAATGGGGAGACAGGGAGACAAACACCAAAAGTAAACCATAAAAGAATCATAAGAACTAAGGGAAAGAAGCGTGAGGCAAGGGAGTTGGAGTGGGGCTGAATCTAAAATAGTGTGACGCAGGGAATGCTTCACTGAGAAGGTGAtctctgaagaaaaacaaaggaggcGACTAATCACTGAGATTCTCTAACACCAAGACCCAGCTCCCTGTCGCACAGGCCTCACGCATGCGCGACACTCAGCCCCTGCCTGCTGCTCGGGCGCCCCCTGGCGCGCCTTCGGCTCCACGCAGCCGCAGCACCCAGAGGCGGGACCGCAAGGCCGGAAGCGTGGAGGCCTCCCCTTCCGGCTCACTTCCGCCTGCCCCGCCTGGGCCGCCAGACCGGAAGCGCCGCGCTCTAACCCCGTCTTCCTCATCTGGGTTGGAACCGCGGCGCCGTCAAGATGCCGGTAAGGCGGCCGAGTTGGGGATGCGGGGAGACGGCGAGCATTGGGGAGAGCAGCAAGAAGTCGTGCATGCGCCGAGAGAAGCGGGCcgaggagggcagagaggaagcaggggccGAGAAGGGGAGGCCGAGGGGAGGGGGCCGGTGCCTGCAGGATTGGGGCGGCCCGGGGTGTCGGCcgtgggggcgggggcgcggccgAGCGCCCGGAGACCAGGGCCGTGCGGAGGAGGCTGCCCGGCCCTTCCCGCCCCCTTCTCTCCAGTCCCGACGCCTTCTCTCGCCCGTTCTGCACCCCCGGCTCCGGCAGGGTCCCCCGAGCTTCCCCAGAGCCAGGAGCCAAGGGCTGCgcgttttgtttttcatttttcaagtccGGGGTCCggcttctccttttttcctgggGGCCCACTTCCTCCTTCGCCCCAGGGGGCGGGTCCCTCCCGCAGCTCGTGCCTGTCGAACCCCGCTTCCCGGACTCGGACTCCGCCCCCGTCCCCCGGCGGTGACGGCCACCCCTGAGCCGCTGGGCTTAGGGCCCCAGAGCAGACTCAGGTCCGCGCCTGGTTCCCAGATGTTTCTGTCTTCTTGTGCTTCGGAGTAGGAGCGAAATTGACGGTGGTCTGGTTGCTCTTAATTTCTGACAGCCAGTCTGGGGGGTAGATTTATTGCCATCATGGtctacattttacagattaggaaaaagGAGGTTCAGTAACATGGGCTTATTCAGACGACAAAcattactgagcacctgctgcatgccGAGCACTGTTACGGCACTGAATGAGCCCAGCAAATCCCTCCTCTGAAGGAGTTTACCTCTAATGGGGAGACAAACAATTAACAcgtaaatgtaaataaaataaaggagatcGTTTCAGACAGTGAAAAATGCCATCAAGGAAATGCTAGATGGGTAACAAA
This genomic stretch from Equus przewalskii isolate Varuska chromosome 7, EquPr2, whole genome shotgun sequence harbors:
- the GPN3 gene encoding GPN-loop GTPase 3; the encoded protein is MLSVIGYRLSPRQPVSASIATADFHQLLLRTRKRPLPPRSCRRARFTRNLAFGTLRSQRCGRTEGTKGIWIAISSHAVFPELRGRRAKAEGSLGVRLLVLWCGGRRNRGAGMPRYAQLVMGPAGSGKSTYCATMVQHCEALNRSVQVVNLDPAAEHFNYPVMADIRELIEVDDVMEDGSLRFGPNGGLVFCMEYFANNFDWLENCLGHVEDDYILFDCPGQIELYTHLPVMKQLVQQLEQWEFRVCGVFLVDSQFMVESFKFISGILAALSAMISLEVPQVNIMTKMDLLSKKAKKEIEKFLDPDMYSLLDDSTSDLRSKKFKKLTKAICGLIDDYSMVRFLPYDQSDEESMNIVLQHIDFAIQYGEDLEFKEPKEHEDESTSMFDEYFQECQNE